A stretch of DNA from Tachysurus vachellii isolate PV-2020 chromosome 4, HZAU_Pvac_v1, whole genome shotgun sequence:
tacatttatatttccagcatttagcagatgctaaTTTCCTGAGCTACTGCTTTAATTGCTTTGTAATCttcatccaaaaaaaacaaatcctcaTGCTAATTCAATAGGTCTCTGTCTAATTCTGTGCTCAAATAAAGCTTGTAACTCATAATGTTTGACCTCCAGCTGCTGTAggaaaattcttttaaaatgccCTGGACTTTTTACTCAGAACTCTGCGCATGTTGTCATGTAAAACCTGGATGCTCACTTCGTCAGCTCTAAATAAACCAATTCGTTattctactgtatattgtactgtTTGCTTTATATCAATCAGCATGGACACATTCATGTTGTCACCCTACAGGATTTTGTAATATCGTACGTCACCTGATCCTCAACATTGAACCCATCTGCTTTAAATAATCTGTGTTAAAGCTGTtttgcaattgttttttttttaaaacaattgcTGTCCAAAGGGAAAGGGTGAAAGGTGTCAGTCTTTCTTGGCTGTAAAAGAGATCTGTGGTCAGTCTATGGTATAGTAACGTCTTACTCACAGagcacacatttattatttttctgtatcagACTTTATCAGTAATCTTGCCATTACTTTCTGGTGTATTGTAGCACCAGTATTTCTATTTGGTTTTTcaagttttaaaaagaaaaagaaaaaaattagtttctttgtctttctttggcACCAGCACAGGACAGTGGGGAGGCCGGAGGAGGCAGGAAGTCAGTGAGGAGTCCACTCCAAGCTCTTTATACTACTGACGCTGTGAGTATAACTCACAGAACACAGCTTTCTCACATGACACTTTATCTTCTGCCTCACAGAGACTTATTAAATCCAAGAGACGAGATACAAAGGTGGTAAATTCACTGCTATCCAAATTGAgtttttgaaaaatgtattttctttagtATTGaagaagacacacagagagacagggaaagTTTAATGTCCAATTCTGGAAGGAATCATTTTGAACTGATTCTTTTCACTGAATAAGTCGAACCaaactttctcttttttaactTACATGCCAGCCTTTTTGATAACTGAGCTTTGACTAGACGAACCAAGCCCAAAATGTACACAGGACAGGTCGAACAGGAAGTTAGTGAGTAAAACAAATGTTACTGATTTGTTTAGCAGCCATTTTTTTAGCCAATTCCAAGATCAACAAAAATCACCACAAAAGTGGACTAATTTGGGGTGTGGtgttttctgtcatgttttactttaattcctcagaaaaacacaaaagagcCCATTCTATTCTATATGTCCAATTCTATAAAGTACTGTAATGTTAAGTTCCAGCTAGAGTTATTTTATAACAGTTCCAGACACTAACAGACACATCgtagcttaaaaaaaatcgGTTTAGATGTACATAAACTTATGCATGTTGACGTCATGAATATGAGCTAAAGATACTTAAAATAAGAGAGCTTAAAATAATCCACTAAAAatgatatacacacactatgaaTGTGCCTCATTGTAAAAACTGACATTATAGAAAGCTAAAATATATTAAgtatattgtaaaatatattttctattaaaaGATTCAAAATGTAGAAACAAAATATTAGATGTTAAGCTTATTTTGAGACATTTTCTGATTTATGTTTGAAAACCTCTTGTTCTATTGGCAGctaatttagctttttttatagaagtaaatgtgttaaataaataaaatgatctaacAATTGAACAAGAATTTCAAAAAtgaacttaataataataatatagtagtaATCTTAAATTTGGTTTATGGTAATCTTAAAATAGGAAATATTAGCAAAATGTGACAAGATATTTTAAGCTAAGACAATTAATTTTTGCAGTGTTTATATGCTGCAGTCAAAATGGAATTAATCAAATCAGTTGTTTGATTCATTGAAatcaggggcgtagccatcatttaaaaagtgggggggacgaaatgtctagtgttatctgttttttttagttaacccttgtgtaaatgacaggttttatttttaatcatgatttttttaatcatgctttatatgcgttatgattatatatgattataaaacagaaagaaagaaagaaatagaacagcttgccactgggacagtaccattaaaaggacatctttgtaccttatttacattttttttacattacccatcatcctttgcaccccgtcatccaccatgtttgtttcccgtcttcacctgtctgttcacccggactctatttatactcatcaccactgtcttcactcattgtcggttatcgtctttactacgttgtatgtatgtgtgatttacctgctccttattattaaatgacatctttaatgtcactattcgtcgtcctcgtctctgtcatgtacatacagtgacacatacttgatattatgtggaattggcagagttaaacatgctgtaaaatctcagttcaacattatctttattcttatatgaagggttttgataacacacttgttaaaacaaaagacgttataaaagagtttatataacgtttgtcaaagcagctatttttccttataatcctttaaattaaaacttgctaattattcaacaagagcaacaggcagagttactaaacattgtgcaacacaattcggataccatatgccaacttacactgcttgacatttttataaaaaaggagtgaagcgttttttggcactttgagctcatcgtaactGAATGCTGGACtgcgggtgcgactcgagctacagtactgggggcgcgtgatgatgacgtgacaagtgagtgactgattgccgtgaacgtcatgtatagactatcttaaactttcttgtctctttgaattttaaatcactctgcatttatatacattgctccattaaaacctcaacatgtggtgaacacaactctccactaaaaaagtgagggggacgaatttactttttataaaaggtgcgggggacatgtcccccgtgtaatctacgcccctgatTGAAATCAAAACAATCGGCTCAGGAAATTGATTCAAATTTACAATGACTAACtcagaatatattttttatatattataatagtatttttttattcttatttctctTATGAGTTTTGGCAGTTAGAGGAAGGCAAATATGACAAAGATCAGAAAGTTTAGGATATGcttaaatttcatttttgtaaacattttgtaatcccgtttttatttataaaaactgTTGCATTCAACAATTTAATCAGCTTTAATTGCAGCCCGCTTTTGTGCTTCCCATCTTTATAATATGTTGCCCTACCCCTGCAAGAAACTTTTAGTTTTATAAAGTTCTTTTTTATATCCGTAACATTCATTAGCCTCTAGAGTGTCATTGATTTTTCTggtttttaatgtcatttctaaaGCTGACTTGGCTCCTTCTActcctctctctttattctaaCTGCTTCATTTGGGTGGGAGCTGTGCCGCATTCTCGGGTTTCTCACTAATAGCTAATAAATGTCCTTTAACAGCGAGCTCATCTGTATGTTCAGGCCAGACGGCTCATGAAGGAAAGGCTTTTTCCACGTGGCCACATTTCTTTCCTCTACCTTCACATAAGGAATGAACAGTTCTTTCACATCACAGCTCGCACTGCTGaggggctttaaaaaaaaacagacatatggATGTGTGCAGGGGTCACTgaaacagcatgtgtgtgtaagggtttTGTAAGCTCCAAGTAGCTAGAAGGAAATAGAGCAAGAGTGAAGAATAGAGCCTAATCTGTTTTGACTTAAACTCCAGGAAAGCACATCCACTTCAAATAATTAAGCATATTTTAGATGTAATGATAGACCCTGTTGATTTtcatgttgttgctgtttttctgTGTAATTTCTGTAGTCTCCTACAGAAAGACCTGTGGTGAAGTTATAACTGGGTACAAGCTGAGCCTGCTGCTAGCCTAGCAATTTCCCAGCAATTAAGTCTGTCACCACATTTCAgcttatgaaatgttttcagtttACTGCAACACAGACAGCTGCACGGTAAATAACAGCCTCAGGATAGTTTTCCCCGTCTTTGCTTAAAAGACAGGTAAATATGTGCTCTCAGTGTGCATCTGgtactgaggaaaaaaacatctgaCTCAGTGGGTAAACGGAAAATTACTCAGCGCATGACTTTAATTGGAAGACATTGGCACTTCGTACTGTGACACAGtgttgagagtgagagagagagtgtttctGTGCTGTCTGTGCTGCTACAGATTTAGAGCTAAacaatcacacaacacactccgTGCACATCAATTACCCTGACAAGTTTGTCGTACTAGGATCAAAAGGATCAAACTGAATATGAAAGATTTGACAAGCAATTTAGCACGGATTGAAGAGATGTCCgggagaaatgatgaaatacaCACAAGCGGTTGAGGTTACAGGGCTAAAACGcaaaaagctgaagaaagatTACAGCTATAAATTCATACCCTTTTTGAACAGTCCATTCCAGATTTTATAACTTTGCTGATATATTAACCTCCACCCTTCAAAGGCTTTCCACTATATTTTGGAGAGTGATTGTGGGGATTTGCTTACTTAGGGACTGATGAGTACAGCTGGCAATTCAACTCATCTAGTTAATCATCGCAAACCATGCCTtcatggagctcgctttgtgtacaggggtattgtcatgctggaatgtTTGGGCCTCTTctccccttttccaccaaggcagtttgagtgctggttcagagccagagcctaatttaaaatcagttctttctttttcgacagccaaagcaccggctctgaagcAGGAAAAGTGGTGCTTAAGTAgtaccaaaacattgctggtctagacctAAGAACTGGTTGCGTCAGgggttgggggtggggctactgtgaccaacaagacaaaagagaacgttgTTAgcaccatttttaaatcattttaaatcaggagtCGCCGTGTTTGGATGTCactgtaggttcacaaagccatgagcattaacagtaaagcaacaaccgcatgttgttgtgtttgtgtttcccgctgctgcgctaacgttgctgtataacaTTGTATATGCCTCTgcgatggctctctagcccatggaaaggcaaaccggttcttagaaggctcgccagtggaaccaacttcgaaccagcactgagaaccagcacctggttctttgtGATGGAAAGCGGGCATTAGTTCTAGTGACATGAAATCTGAAGCGAACAGAAACACCCTTTGCAAATCTGTGTTTCCAACTTTGTGGTAAAAATTAGGGAAATATTGGCATATTGGTGTGATggccaggtgtccacatacttttggccatctAGTGTCTGATTTTGATTTTGGAACtggtgttatttatttcaaagataagtcattttaaagatacttttaaaaatgtcacagaTGGTAAAGAATCTTTATAGATAGGATTTATGAAATGCTCTCCgatcttctctctctttcagacaGAACTGTCTCCACTTCAACTGATGCATCAAAGTCGACGTGACCTCCTGGAGGATGTGTGCCACTCTTACACTCATAAACGTCGTGTCCTGATCCCAGAGGACCTCAAGCACCTGATCGTGGATGATCGCCAAGGCCTGCTTTACTGCTACGTGCCCAAAGTCGCTTGCACAAACTGGAAGCGCGTTCTGATGGTCCTGACAGGCGACACGCAAAGAGACCCCCTTCAGATTCCAGCCAATATGGCACATGTTCCAGGCACCCTGCGCACTCTGTCTGAGTATTCTACCTCTGAAATCAACCAGCGTCTACGCACCTACCTAAAGTTTGTCTTTGTGCGTGAACCCTTTGAGCGCCTTGTTTCAGCATACCGCAACAAGTTCACACGCAGCTACAACACAGCCTTTCACAAGCGTTACGGCACCAAGATAATCCAGCGGCACCGCGCCGAGGCAAGTCCTGAGGCACTAGAGCGTGGAGACGACGTGTCATTCTCTGAGTTTGTGCGCTACCTGGTGGACCCAGGCACGCAGAATGAAGAGCCTTTTAACGAGCATTGGGAGCGCGTACACTCTCTGTGTCACCCCTGCCTCATACACTACAACATTCTAGGCAAGTACGAGACGCTGCAGCAGGACTCCAGCTACGTGCTCAAACTGGCTGGTGTGGACGACAAAGTCACATTTCCCAGCTCGACCAAAAGTACACGCACCACAGCAGACATGGTCGCCAGCTACTTTAAGGATATCAGCACGGCGTATCAGAAAAAGCTGTACAACCTGTACAAGATGGACTTTCTGCTTTTTAATTATTCCATGCCTGTCTACCTGAAGTTCAAATAAGGCCTGGTGCCTTTTACTACTATTTACAGAaaagagttttatttttgttcgcACAAGTTCATCTGTGAGTACTAAAACCTTCACTGGTTACTATATGGTCCTTTGGACCCTGAATGCAATGCAGTGGAACTGCAGTTATCAATTTGCACGAAGAGCAGTTCTATTTGAACGATCTGGAAGTGCTTGCTCTCTCAAGCTGGGGTTTCATCTCTGCTCGTCTCTTCAGCTTTTTTTTGCCTTTCAGTTTAATTAAGGTTAAAGTGAGAGAACACATTACAGTGTTGCCGTTTGAGTTGTAGAGAAAACAGGATTCATGTAGGGCATCTTTCAGGATGATGTCTCAGAAGTCTGCTGTCTGTACCTTCTTATTTCCTAATGAATACTGACTTGGCCTTCCCAGGTGTCTGTCCTCTGTGGAGAATTTGATGGAAGCATACCAAGTGAGCTGGAGGTGATGCATAACATGTTACTGATCTTGTGCCTTGAGGACGAGGATTGTAAGGAATCAGAAACATTGAGGGAGAACCGTCACTGTTTGCCAGAACAGTATTAGAAACGTGTCTTATTCACTTTGATACAAAGCATGAAatttacagttatttattaCGGCATTTAATGGTGGAGAATCTCTCCACTTCACGCAGTTTAGACTCTGCATTCGACAGGTCTGTTATTACAGATGCTATTACAGATGctcaaataaagcagaaaatcGGACCTCACTTTTCCCCACCTTTGGAACTGaaccgtttgtgtgtgtgtttctatgatgtgttttatggaaatatttacatatcAAATACATAGACAAGTTTTATGCAGATTAGTTACACTTCAGCAAATCAAAAAATCTTAATATATACAAGATATTAgacaataaaatgaatttttcaGGAGCAGGATGCAGATTGGTGCAGCTTGTATTGTCTATAGGTCTGGACTTCAATCCCAAACTACTTCTGCCTGGGTGATGTTTAACATGTATTTTTGTGCACTCTATTTTTGGGCACTCTATTTTTCTCCCTCCACCCAAAAACACACCAGCAGATGAATTGGCTACTTTAAATTGCCCCaaggtgtgagtgtttgtccTGTACAGGGTTTATTTTACCTTGCACCCAGTGTTTTCAGGAATATGCACTAGATCCTCCAGTTGGAGATAATAATTATACACTAATACAATGGATCAGTTGCTCTAAATTACAGAAGGATCAGGACTTTTTAGGAGTTTTAATGGACTTGACTGTGAATACAGCTATGTGCAATCTATTTGTAACCTGAGGCAGATACCAGGCTTGATGAGAAAATTGAAATTCAGCAATGCAAAACATATCAGTCCAGCTGTTGGCCATGATTCATAGGATTTTCCAAAGCCTGCTGAGAGCAAGATTAGTCTGAATACCATTTCAGTACACTTAAGACTTTTAAGACAGCTTTTATTGGATGGCTACAGTGTAAGGCTCTGTTTTTTGAAACTGTGGAAGACATTGCAGCATAAAGGCAAAGAAATTTAAGTATAAAATATGCAACAATATCATTTCTTTTGCATAGTCTATCACAGGAAACCTAAATTGTACAATTAATAAACATAGAAGTAGCTCAGGTTTTTTAATTCACAAGATGAATACTAAAGGCCACATTCATTACAAACATCTGTATAATGTAAAACATTGCTCTTTCTAATCATGAAGTCTACATCCTCAAGACAATATAGTGTTATGTTCTAGATTAGAACTGGTACAACACAGAATATAGCATCTATGTGCCAGATTACATGTTATTGTCATGTTAATAACACCATATGATGCATTTATTGCCTTCATTGGTGAGGTGAAAGAACTTTCTTACTTTTGGGATTCGTTTGCAATAAATGGCCTTCATAAAAATTACAGTCACATGACAATAATACACCATCATCCATAAATTATAGAACATGAACAATGTTTCTTCTCACTGGATCTAATAAAGGAAACAATGTTGAAGAAGGTAAAGTACAGACATTCTGTTGTAGGTAGATCTCAATCTTATTGCAACCTTTTGCAGAGTTCGTTAACTGTAAAATCAAAACCATGGACCAGATTAAAGAGTTCATGaatattatgtaaatgtgtacaGTAATATGTATTAGGGTCAGCTGGGTGGGTGGGGATACATATAGGCTTCTATTGCTATATAATTTGCCTTTAACCTTTTTCTTTTAAGGAAGTACAAAGGAACACTGGACTGTATATTTGCTATTTGCCGTTTGTTCTCATATATGATACTTGTTTGTTTAGGAGAAGCCCCTAGAAATTGCCACTAAGGCAAACaactatgaaataaaattatatttttgaactgtagacatccatccatccatctatactcTAATGAGTCATAAACAACCTGGAGCCTATTTTCAGGAGACTCTGGGCACAGGGCAGGGTACACTGTGGACAGGACGCtagtctatcacagggcacaattgcACACAAACACCCGCACACCTAATCACAAACAATGAACAATTTATAGacaccaatcagcctacaaagcGTGTTTTTTGGGTGACAAAAGTACCCAGCGGATGGCCCCAAGGAACAGGAAGAGCATGCAAGGTCCACATACACGTGGCGGAGGCAGGAGTCAAACTCCCAGTGCTGGAGGTGCAAGGCAAACATTCTAACCACCAAACCACCATAATCCCCCAACTgtagacatacatacagtaattcTACATAATGAATCACAGTGGTCTGTGAGAGTGGAAAATCTGGAAAGTTAgtctaatacatttttaagtcTTTTctccaaaatgaaataaaataatgctatTTTGGACcagtttttgtttctctttaatttgtgtatgttaaaaaaatattcagacaaGGGAACTGATCTGATCTCAGTTTGCTCTGAAAGTGAGAGCGAGGAGGCTGGTGCCCAGCAGATCCCCCAGTGAAGTCAGGTATGGGATGGAGTAATTATCAGGGTCCAGACCACGTCGCCAGATCAACCACACCAACACATCTGCCACGTACAGCAGTATTAGTACCTGCAGCAAGAGGGAATAAGACAGAACAGAGCAGTGTGCTACAAGCCTCTCGTTTACATATGGCTCATGTCTGGAGCTGGGTGTGAGCCAGCCTTAGTAATTAGAACAATCACTTTACACCTGgtatagtacagtatacacTACTATGGATAGTAAgcactagagatgagccggatactcggctgaaacgtgtatccggtacggataaagcacttctgccgagtacgagtattatacgagtaatacgagtcaatatctgtgctcggattgtatgaaaatcatcattgggtagctgattgtgtcagcgttctgtgataggctagtcacagtgcccctccactacacacatacagatgtattgtgttgctgtgtctcgctctgctcactcacagtcacacacagaactgctctctgtctctccctcagtcactcgggttcgcgggtcttttccgttaacgtttagggtttcttcagctttttacttcgggttgttgcgttaataatacatatttactAACCAGtcgagttctggtaaacgtgggttccttcagacgtggtgcttgcttggtagaatgcgactcgcattgcgtctctgtctgtcggagatttttttcttttttaaaccttcagctgtctctaaccagtaaccagacactgagtgtctgacacgtttttgctgtatttcataaaaacataaaggtagtaagctagtgttataaatattacaaattaattattaccagtaaagccccgcccatttcaagacaagtcccgcttacttccgggttaggccccacccactccgagtacagatacatatactgataattcatatggttaacagatacagatacagctGTACTCGTTCATCCCTAGTAAGCACTACATATACAATTCAAAAAGGGATGGCATTTTCTTCAGAAACGACTACTATCAGTGAAAGCTTGAAAGTCTGAGTGAAAGCCACGTTTTGGGTCTGAAGTAGAGTGTGATTACAGATTGAAGATGCTGCTACAGTTTTTAAGGTAGACAACGTCccatttttttccaaatttcgTCTTGGTAATTTGTGTCCATTCCCTAACCCCATTCGAAAGCTCCACTATCTCACAACAGCTACCACCTGGGGAAAGTGGGGCAAATACTTGCTGAGTCACAGAGTAGCATAACAAATTTGGAGGAAAGCTTTATATTCCCTGTTCagaacacatcatcacacagccACCTGTCATTAGGTAATGTAGCGTCAAATTGATtgacaagagagagaaaaagagtatGACATTCATCCCACCCATAGAGCAAGGCTAATTTTGCTTTCTTGACTCCTTAGCTCCTG
This window harbors:
- the LOC132844517 gene encoding carbohydrate sulfotransferase 11-like isoform X1; the protein is MRKPKINRMVLAMCLGSFIMLIFYFQSHLKLAQDSGEAGGGRKSVRSPLQALYTTDATELSPLQLMHQSRRDLLEDVCHSYTHKRRVLIPEDLKHLIVDDRQGLLYCYVPKVACTNWKRVLMVLTGDTQRDPLQIPANMAHVPGTLRTLSEYSTSEINQRLRTYLKFVFVREPFERLVSAYRNKFTRSYNTAFHKRYGTKIIQRHRAEASPEALERGDDVSFSEFVRYLVDPGTQNEEPFNEHWERVHSLCHPCLIHYNILGKYETLQQDSSYVLKLAGVDDKVTFPSSTKSTRTTADMVASYFKDISTAYQKKLYNLYKMDFLLFNYSMPVYLKFK
- the LOC132844517 gene encoding carbohydrate sulfotransferase 11-like isoform X2, which codes for MHQSRRDLLEDVCHSYTHKRRVLIPEDLKHLIVDDRQGLLYCYVPKVACTNWKRVLMVLTGDTQRDPLQIPANMAHVPGTLRTLSEYSTSEINQRLRTYLKFVFVREPFERLVSAYRNKFTRSYNTAFHKRYGTKIIQRHRAEASPEALERGDDVSFSEFVRYLVDPGTQNEEPFNEHWERVHSLCHPCLIHYNILGKYETLQQDSSYVLKLAGVDDKVTFPSSTKSTRTTADMVASYFKDISTAYQKKLYNLYKMDFLLFNYSMPVYLKFK